The Collibacillus ludicampi region TGTACACGGGATCTTTTCCTGTCACTTCCTGATAAGCTTCCGCAACAGCCAGTACCAACGGATTTTCCTTGTCTGTTTCCGTACAGGGTCGGTCTTCAATGATTTCCAATGTCGCTTTAAACTCAGGGTCTTCCTCCCCCATTCGATGGAGAATGGCCTCCATTTCCTCCCGAAGTTTCTGGTGATCCTGTTGGGGAACCGTGCGAATATCTAACGTCATCATGCATGTGTCTGGAACCACATTAATCTGTGGTTCCCCTTTGATTGGCGCTTGCAAGATGGTCGGGGTAATACTCGGCCATCCGAGCATCGGGTGTTTCCCCACCCTTTCTTTTTCCTTTTTTTCCAATTTCTCTAACTCAACAATAATTTTAGCCATTCTGGTGTTAGGATTGATCCCGGTAAGAGGCATGGCCCCATGTGCCATTTTTCCATAAGTTTTAACGACAACACGCATGGCCCCTTTTTGAACGATACATAATTGATTTTCTTCGGGCTCACAGATGATCGCACCATCCACTCCTTTGGCCCAGCCACGTCGGATAAAATCTTTAATCCCAATCATTAAACCTTCTTCATCGCAAGGGATGCAAAGAATGATTTTCCCACAAAAAGGGATTTGGGATTTTTGAATAGCGTTCACTGCTATGATCGCTGCCGCAAGATTTTGTTTTGTATCACAAGCACCTCGGCCGTAAATCCTTCCATCCTTGATTTCCGCACCGTACGGATCGAAGCTCCATGCATTGCGGTCACCCTCAGTTACAACATCGGTGTGCCCTTCGAAAAGCAAAGTTTTACCTGGACGACCCGAGTCATAGATAGCAATGACATTCGGACGCCCCGGAACGACTTCTTCATAATAAACGGTCAACCCCATCTTTTTGAGATAATCTTCCACAAATCTGGCTACCTTTTCTTCATTTCCACCCTCAACTCCAGGACGGTAAACACTTGGAATTTGAATCAATTTCCGTGTCAAATTGACTAACTCTTTTTCATCCACATAGTTCCGTATCGTATCTACTGTTACTCCTTTCATATTCTATCCTTGTCCCCTTTCGGTATCATGGATTTGATCAATTTGATAAGAAAAGTCCGGTCAAGATCCCTCATGATTTCAATAGCTTTTTCGGCATCTAACGGCCAAGTTGCA contains the following coding sequences:
- a CDS encoding M20 family metallopeptidase — encoded protein: MKGVTVDTIRNYVDEKELVNLTRKLIQIPSVYRPGVEGGNEEKVARFVEDYLKKMGLTVYYEEVVPGRPNVIAIYDSGRPGKTLLFEGHTDVVTEGDRNAWSFDPYGAEIKDGRIYGRGACDTKQNLAAAIIAVNAIQKSQIPFCGKIILCIPCDEEGLMIGIKDFIRRGWAKGVDGAIICEPEENQLCIVQKGAMRVVVKTYGKMAHGAMPLTGINPNTRMAKIIVELEKLEKKEKERVGKHPMLGWPSITPTILQAPIKGEPQINVVPDTCMMTLDIRTVPQQDHQKLREEMEAILHRMGEEDPEFKATLEIIEDRPCTETDKENPLVLAVAEAYQEVTGKDPVYNGVPGATDGTFLHMAGVPIITTGAGNRNVPHHVDEYVDIAELVETAEIYALAALNFLRP